In the Fimbriiglobus ruber genome, CGGCAACGGCGCGGAAGGCGAGAAGCACCACCACTCGAACTTCACGGACGAGGAACGGGGACACATCAGGTGGGCCGTCGGAAAGGGACTGGCCAGTGGTAGGCACGCGGCTCGCGTGCTCGGTGTATCGCAGTGCTCTATTCTGGGCATACTGCAAGGCAACGAAACGCTGGCCGTCGACCAGGACCTTCCTGCCAACCGGATCCCGGTGATGACGCTGGAACTGACGGAGGTGCGGGTGAAAAGGCTACAGGACATCAGTGAGGCAGACGCGATCACCGAGGGGATCGAACCTGTCCTTACTGGAACTGGCGAGCAGTGCGGTTGGCTGAACTACGACCACGAGGGCGATGGCGTGGGGTACTGCACGAAGCCGGTAGACAGCTACGCGACCCTCTGGCGTCGCATCAACGGCCCGGATGCTTGGGACGAGAATCCTTGGGTGTGGATTCCGGCCTTCCGCGTCCACCAGCAGAACGTCGATGCCTTCCTCGCGGCGAAGGGGGCGGCATGAGCAAAAGCCTGATAGATGAGCGCAGAGGCACGGACTACGTCATCGACCCTGAGGTGGCAAAGGATCTGATGGGCGCGGTGCAGTTTCCCAACGACATCCGGCTGGAGGTGCTTCAAGCGATGCAGCGCAGGCTCGGTTCGGACGCGACACTGGCCCTCTTCTCCCAGTTCATCGGTATGGCGAACTCGGTCGTCGCCAACTGTCACGAAGCGTTGGAGGTTTTTCTCATTGTGGAAAAGGGCTGGCACCCACATGAAGCCGAAAAGTTGAACTTTCCGACTTTGTTCGGAGCGCTAAATGGGATCAAGCTGGCGCAGGGCGTGAACCAACAGAAAACCTGTCACGGATGCGCGTGTCGCCTTGGGTCGCTTGCGAATCAGTCTCCAGCCACGACCTGCGACGTGGATTACTGCTTGGCGGGCGACGACAAGTTTTGGTGTCACGAAGAGTTGAATGACGATGGCACCCCTACGAAACGCTGCATTGGCTTCCAGACCCACTTGAAGAAGCGTGAGACCGCATGACCATAGTCAGTCCAACGACTCTGTATTGCTGCGGCTGCCAGAAGGACGTTCAGGCCCGACTGACCGATGGCCGCGAGGTGTACCCGCACCGTCCCGACCTCTTCGGCCTCCCATACTGGAAGTGCGACACCTGCGGCAATTACGTCGGCTGCCACCACAAGACGAAGGACCGCACCCGGCCTCTCGGCAACATCCCCACAAAGGAGTTGAAGAACGCGCGCCAGCACATCCACCGGATTCTCGACCCAATCTGGCAGAACGGGAAGATGCCACGAGGGAAGGTGTACGCGGTGATCGCCTCGCAACTGGGGATCGCCGAGTACCACACCGCCGAGATTAAGACGATCGAGGATGCTCGCCGTGTTTACGCAATCGTGAAAGGGCTCGCCGCATGACTGAAGCCATCGAGCAGGGCAACCGACGCGCGGAGATCGAGGACGGGTTTGTCGTCTTTCTCCGCATGTCCGGGAACGTCAGGCGGTCAAAGCAGCCAGTATGGTTCTGCCCGTGCGACAAACCGAGACGTGCCCGATATTTGGCAAGACGCTGGGTCGTCGAAGGAAAACTCGGATTACCGGTGCTGCACTGACGAAAGCTAGCCGCCCTCACACAGCTCATGCACGATGTCCCTGGCGTCATAAAGGCCCATATCGAGGCGCTCCCTCAGAAGTCGCATCGCAGCGATCTTGCCACTGTTCGCGAAGACAGCCCGGATCTCGTCTTTCAAGTCATGCGACATGGCCTCGACCCTCGCACGATTCTCGCACACGCCACAGATTTCCGAATGGGGCTCCGTTTTCAAAATTCGCACAGTGCTCCCGCAGCGCGAGCACTGGTAGTCCGCGTAGCGATCGAGGCACGTCAGGCACGCATGCGACTCGCCCATCTTTCCCTTCGCTGGGTTGCCGCAGATGTGGCATCGCGGTCCCGCCCGTTCTTCGGC is a window encoding:
- a CDS encoding HNH endonuclease signature motif containing protein; this encodes MLNGRKTTRSVHSLVCSAFYGPPPFPGAQVRHLDGNYKNSQPSNLAWGTRQDNWRDRRAHGNGAEGEKHHHSNFTDEERGHIRWAVGKGLASGRHAARVLGVSQCSILGILQGNETLAVDQDLPANRIPVMTLELTEVRVKRLQDISEADAITEGIEPVLTGTGEQCGWLNYDHEGDGVGYCTKPVDSYATLWRRINGPDAWDENPWVWIPAFRVHQQNVDAFLAAKGAA
- a CDS encoding zinc-finger-containing protein; protein product: MTIVSPTTLYCCGCQKDVQARLTDGREVYPHRPDLFGLPYWKCDTCGNYVGCHHKTKDRTRPLGNIPTKELKNARQHIHRILDPIWQNGKMPRGKVYAVIASQLGIAEYHTAEIKTIEDARRVYAIVKGLAA